The Flavobacterium sp. 1 genome contains the following window.
ATAATATTGACTTATCTAAACAGCGTGCCGAATCTGTAAAAACTTATTTAATAAGCAAAGGAATACCTGACTCCAGACTGACAGCTTTAGGATTTGGAGATGGTAAACCAATTGCAAGTAACACAACATCTTCAGGCAGGTCCAAAAATCGAAGAGTTGAATTGATAACATCGTATTAAAAAAAGCAAAATTAGTTGACTATTAATTTTTTCTTTGAAGAAGAGGCTGTTTTCACAACAGCTTCTTTTTTTTTGCTAAAAAACTAACTCTAAACTGAAGATACTCAAAAACAGCTCAACTCTTCTTTTTACAGCTAAGGCAAGCAAATTGGTTTCTTTATGTAAAAAAGCAGTAACATATTAAATATAGATAATTAAAAAAAGCATCCTTTTTTTTGTAAAATAATTACTATTTTTACTTTCTAACATTATCAAAATGAATTCAAACGAACAATTAATTCACAAATTTTATACTGCTTTCGCAAATGCTGACGCCAACACTATGTGTGAATGCTACCACTCTAACATTCAGTTTCAAGACCCTGCCTTTGGGATATTAAAAGGCAATGAAGCTTGCCAGATGTGGAAAATGCTAATAAAAAAAAGTAAAGGAAACATTAAAATAGAATTTTCTGAGATTAAAGCCGATGAATATTCGGGTACTGCTACATGGGTTGCTACCTATAATTTCAGCAAAACAAATCGAAAAGTAGTCAATGAAATTAAGGCTCAATTTCAGTTTCGTGATGGATTAATTGTAAAGCACACTGATTATTTTGACATTTGGAAATGGTCAAAACAGGCTTTTGGATTTAAAGGATTTCTATTAGGCTGGACAGGTTTCATGCAAAAACAAATTCAGAAACAAGCCATTGCTTCATTAAAAAACTATACAAAAACTCAATCCTAATGACTATAGAAATTTTAAAAACATTATTTAATCGAGATCTCAATAAGCTAAAATCGGAAATTGATTCTTACAGCAATGAAAGTAAAATTTGGCATATTGAAAAAACAATTTCAAATTCAGGAGGCAATCTCTGCTTGCATTTAATAGGTAATCTAAACACCTATATTGGATCGCAAATTGGGAACACAAATTATATTAGGAATAGAGAGTTAGAATTTTCTGATAAATTTGTTCCAAAAAGTACACTTATTGCTCAAATCGATGCTACAATAGTAGTGATTAATAGCATATTCAATCAACTTACTGATGAAGATTTAAATCAAGAACACCCTTATTTAGTTTTTGAAAGCAAAACCTCTGTTGCTTTTTTATTATTGCATCTTACAACTCATTTGGCCTATCATTTGGGTCAGATTAATTATCATAGACGATTATTGGATAATTAGTGTTGCTAAATTGTTAATTGCAAATAATTCAAACTTTGATTTTTTATCCCTAAATTTTAGACTCTTTACTTTAACAGATAAGAAGTGCGTATAATTATAAGTGTTTTTTCATATAAACAGGAATGACATAGAAGATATTTGATCAATTCTGTTAATTTTAACACTATTAAACTGATTAAAAATATAGACTATAAATTTTCTCTATAACGTAATAGTCATAAAAAATAATCATAAAAATAAAGGAAACAATACACAAATAACTACTTACCAATAAATACCTTAATTATTATTTAAAAATGAACTGCAAGGTCAATCAAGCCTGAAAATTTCTTAAATTTACTAGTATAAAACAGTTTTTATAAAACAGCGTATTCAACTAAATAATTTCTATAAAATGAAAAGTACAACTGAAACATTATATTTTAAAACAGGAAATTGGAATAAAGCAATTGATGTTTATGATTTTGTATTGCAAAATATTACTCCTTATGAAGGTGATCAAAGTTTCTTAGTGGGACCATCAGAAAAAACAAATAAGCTATGGAATGTATGTAAAGAGAATTTACTGGAAGAAAGAAAGAAAAATGGCTGCTTAGCCATTGATACTAATATAATCTCAAATCTTACTTCATTTGGTCCAGGTTATATTGATAAGCAGAATGAAGTTATTGTAGGCTTACAAACCGACCAAGTCTTAAAAAGAGCAATGAAACCATTTGGCGGAATCAAATTAGTTGAATCTGCAGTAGCCGAAAGAGGTTTGAAAGTTTCTGATGAAGTGATTAAAATTTTCAACTATGCTAAAGATCATAATCAAGCCGTTTTTAGTGCCTACGACAGCGAAATTAGAGCCTATCGTTCTAAACACTTATTAACAGGTTTACCTGATAATTATGCCAGAGGAAGAATTATTGGTGATTTTAGAAGAGTTGCTCTTTATGGCGTAGATCGTCTAATTGAAGCCAAAAAAGAAGATTTTGCTGTTATTGGTGGCGAAATGACAGATCACAAAGTACGTCTTAGAGAAGAAATCTCGGAACAGATTAAAGCTTTACAGGATATGAAAATCATGGCCAATTCTTATGGCATTGATATTTCTGTACCAGCATCCAATGCAAAAGAAGCTGTCCAGTTCACCTATTTAGCATATTTAAGCGCAGTAAAAGAACAAGATGGAGCCGCAATGTCTCTAGGAAATGTTTCATCATTTTTGGATATTTATATTGAAAATGATTTGAAATCAGGTTTAATAAACGAAGAAGATGCGCAAGAATTTATCGATCAGTTTGTAATGAAACTTCGTTTGGTACGTCACTTGCGTCCAGGAGCTTATGATGAAATTTTTGGTGGAGATCCAACTTGGGTAACCGAAGCCATTGGCGGACAGCTTAATGACGGAAGAACAAAAGTGACAAAAACTTCATTCAGATTTCTTCAGACATTATATAATTTAGGAGCTTCTCCAGAACCGAATTTGACAATTCTTTGGTCACAAAGCCTGCCAAAAGGATTTAAAGATTTTTGTGCCGAAGTTTCTATTGACACCTCTTCTCTTCAATATGAGAATGATGATTTAATGCGTACTAACAGAGGATCTGATGATTACGGAATAGCTTGCTGCGTATCTTATCAAAAAATCGGAAAAACTATTCAGCACTTTGGAGCCCGCGCTAATTTGCCAAAAGCACTGCTTATGGCTTTAAACGGCGGACGTGAAGAAGATAAAGGATCTGTTGTCATTAGAAACATTCCTCAAATGGCTGATGGTATTCTTGAGTATGATGCTGTTCTAAATATCTTCAAAACTACTTTAGCCGAAGTAGCGAGAGTTTATGCAAAATCAATGTATATTATTCATTATATGCATGACAAATACTATTATGAAAGAGCACAAATGGCTTTGATTGACAGTGATCCAAATATTGATATTGCTTATGGCGCTGCAGGAATTTCTATTATTGCCGATTCATTATCTGCCATCAAATATGCAAAAGTTACTCCAGTTAGAAATGACATAGGATTGACTGTAGATTTCAATATTGAAGGTGATTTTCCAAAATTTGGAAATGACGATGACAGAGTTGACAGTATTGCTCAAGAAATCACTACAATATTTATTGATGAATTAAGAAAACATGTAGCTTACAAAAACGCAACTCCTACTCTATCTTTACTGACTATTACTTCAAATGTGATGTACGGTTCTAATACAGGTTCAACACCTGACGGTCGTAAAGGCGGTGAACCTTTTGCTCCAGGAGCAAACCCAATGCACGGAAGAGATACAAATGGGGCTATTGCTTCCTTAAACTCCGTGAGTAAATTGAAATATGAAGATGCTCAGGATGGTATTTCATATACGTTTACAATGGTACCAAAATCTTTAGGATCTGATAAAGAAGATCAGGTTATAAATTTAAAAACCATTCTGGACAGCTACTTTGGAAGAAATGCACATCACTTAAATGTAAATGTTTTGAATAAAGAAACATTATTAGATGCTTACAATCATCCAGAAAATTATCCTCAATTAACCATAAGAGTTTCTGGATATGCAGTTAATTTCGTTCGATTGTCTAAAGCACATCAGCTTGAGGTTATCACAAGAACTTTTCACGAAACTTTGTAAATTAACCACTAACTATAGATTTTAAATTAAACCACATTAACCTGTCTAAAAAAAAACTAATTACGTTTTTTAGTTGGACAGGTTTTTTTAAATCTTTTCATTGAATGTATTTTCCGCAGCAACAATATACCGATGATTCAATAGACGTACACAATCCAGACTTACTTCGAGTCCATTCTATTGAAACATTTGGAACTCATGATGGTCCAGGAATCAGAATGGTAATCTTTGTTCAAGGATGCCAGTTTAGATGTTTGTATTGTCAAAATCCGGATACTTTGGATATTCATGGCGGGACATTTATGCCCATTGAAGAACTGATTGAAAAAGCTTTACACCAAAAATCTTATTTTGGTAAAGATGGCGGTGTTACCGTTTCTGGAGGTGAACCTTTATTGCAAAGAGATAAATTAATTCATTTTTTTGACCGTTTACACGAAAATGGAATTCACACTTGTCTGGATTCCAATGGCAGAGTGCTGGATTCAAAAACAGAACAGCTCTTAGAAAGAACCGATTTATTGCTGCTGGATGTCAAACATATCAATAAAGAATGGCATAAAAAGCTGACTGGTGTAAAAAACAAAACAACTCTTCGATTGGCTGAATATAGAGAAAGTACTGGGAAACCAATGTGGCTGCGCTATGTATTAGTGCCTGGGTGGAGCGATCAGGAAGAATACCTTCATGAATGGGGAAAACATTTTACCTCTTACAAAACAATAGAGAAAGTTGAAATTATACCTTTCCATCAAATGGGCAAAAGCAAATGGGAATTGCTGGGCTTAGAATATCAATTAGCTGATACCATTCCGCACACAGCAGAAGAAATAAATAAAGCGGCCGAAATATTCAAGCTTTACTTCAAAAATGTAAAAATCAAATAAAAATCAAGAATATTTTTTACAATAAAAACGAAACAGTTATGTCAAAAAATAAATATTTGATAGTATTGGCAGGAATGGTCATGCAGTTGTCAATAGGATCAATTTACGCTTACAGCAAATGGATAGAACCATTATCAAAAGAATTAAACTGGGATGCCCACGATACCAAAACAGGATTTAGCTTAGCTATTTGCTTTTTAGGGCTTACGGCGGCTTTTATGGGTAAATTTGCTCAAAAAATTGGGCCAAAAAAAGCAGGATTAATCGCAGCAGCATTTTTATCAATTGGATTATTAGGCAGTGCATTGTCTGTAAAAATAGGCTCGCTTTATTTGTTTTATTTGACATTTGGCGTACTGCAGGGTATCGGTTTGGGATTTGGATATATTGTACCTGTATATACTGTTGTCAAATGGTTTCCTGATCGTCCCGGATTCGCATCTGGCATAATTATTATGTCGTTTGCATTGGGATCATTATTAACGTCTTTTTTAATTGGTCCATTATGCGCTTCAATGGGATTATCCGGAGCATTTGGAGTTTTAGGAATTGCTTACGGAATTTGTATGCTCGGAAGTGCTTTATATTTAGCAAACCCAACAAGTATAACCAATCAACATCTGCATGAAGATTTAACTGCAAAACAAATAATTACTGACAAACGTTTTATTGCGTTATGGCTATTATTATTTTTAAATGTATGCGGAGGTATTGCCATTATCTCAAAAGCGGCAATTCTTGGTGAAGAAGTTGTAGGAATGAGTACCGCTCAAGCAACTATGTTTGTTGCCATCATAGGGTTATTTAATGGTATTGGACGTTTATTTTGGTCAAGTATTTCAGATAAAATCGGCTGTTGGACAACTTTTATGATTTTTATCGGAATCAATGCGGTCTGTTTTGCTTTAATACCTACTTTTTCAACAAATCAAATCTCATTTCAAACATTAACCTTTATTATAATTGCTGGTTACGGTGCTGGATTTGCAACAATGCCGTCATTTGTAAAAGATATTTTTGGAGCGGATAAATATGGTCCAGTACTCGGTTATATCTTAACTGCATGGTCAGCAGCGGCATTTGCCGGGCCTTTGCTTTTAGGCTTAACAGCAGATATTTCAATTTTCTATTTATTTGCAGTATTACTTCTGATAGCTTTACTTGTTGGATTGTGGCTCAAAACACTATTGCTAAAGCCAGTTACATCATAAAAATAAAAAAGCTCAAACTAAGATTAAGTTTGAGCTTTTTAAATTTTAAAATATTATTTAAATTGAAAAGTTTTAACCTCCTAGATTATACCATTTAGAAATATAAAACAGTTTTTTATTTAACCTCACCTCACTCCACCACTCTCCAAAGAAGAGGAAGATAGAATTGGATTATTTTATATTTCTAAATGGTATTAGTTCTACTCAATTTTTATCTGCAAAATTAAATTTTGCCATAATACATCGCTTTTACAATACCATCTGACAGTCCAATTTTTGGAACATAAATCTGTCTGGCTCCGCTCCACTTCATTGCATTTAAATAAATCCGGGTTGCAGGTACGATAACGTCTGCCCTATCAGGATTCAGTCCTAACTGAGAGATTCTTTGCTCATAAGTCAAGGAATTCAAATAAGCATATTGAGCATTTATGTAAATGTATGACAAAGGTTTTTCCTGTAGCTTTCCAGACATTTTAAATAATTTATTGATATTCCCGCCTGAACCTATCAAAGTAACTTCTTCATAATCGGCAGT
Protein-coding sequences here:
- a CDS encoding nuclear transport factor 2 family protein produces the protein MNSNEQLIHKFYTAFANADANTMCECYHSNIQFQDPAFGILKGNEACQMWKMLIKKSKGNIKIEFSEIKADEYSGTATWVATYNFSKTNRKVVNEIKAQFQFRDGLIVKHTDYFDIWKWSKQAFGFKGFLLGWTGFMQKQIQKQAIASLKNYTKTQS
- a CDS encoding DUF1572 family protein, producing MTIEILKTLFNRDLNKLKSEIDSYSNESKIWHIEKTISNSGGNLCLHLIGNLNTYIGSQIGNTNYIRNRELEFSDKFVPKSTLIAQIDATIVVINSIFNQLTDEDLNQEHPYLVFESKTSVAFLLLHLTTHLAYHLGQINYHRRLLDN
- the pflB gene encoding formate C-acetyltransferase; translated protein: MKSTTETLYFKTGNWNKAIDVYDFVLQNITPYEGDQSFLVGPSEKTNKLWNVCKENLLEERKKNGCLAIDTNIISNLTSFGPGYIDKQNEVIVGLQTDQVLKRAMKPFGGIKLVESAVAERGLKVSDEVIKIFNYAKDHNQAVFSAYDSEIRAYRSKHLLTGLPDNYARGRIIGDFRRVALYGVDRLIEAKKEDFAVIGGEMTDHKVRLREEISEQIKALQDMKIMANSYGIDISVPASNAKEAVQFTYLAYLSAVKEQDGAAMSLGNVSSFLDIYIENDLKSGLINEEDAQEFIDQFVMKLRLVRHLRPGAYDEIFGGDPTWVTEAIGGQLNDGRTKVTKTSFRFLQTLYNLGASPEPNLTILWSQSLPKGFKDFCAEVSIDTSSLQYENDDLMRTNRGSDDYGIACCVSYQKIGKTIQHFGARANLPKALLMALNGGREEDKGSVVIRNIPQMADGILEYDAVLNIFKTTLAEVARVYAKSMYIIHYMHDKYYYERAQMALIDSDPNIDIAYGAAGISIIADSLSAIKYAKVTPVRNDIGLTVDFNIEGDFPKFGNDDDRVDSIAQEITTIFIDELRKHVAYKNATPTLSLLTITSNVMYGSNTGSTPDGRKGGEPFAPGANPMHGRDTNGAIASLNSVSKLKYEDAQDGISYTFTMVPKSLGSDKEDQVINLKTILDSYFGRNAHHLNVNVLNKETLLDAYNHPENYPQLTIRVSGYAVNFVRLSKAHQLEVITRTFHETL
- the pflA gene encoding pyruvate formate-lyase-activating protein, which gives rise to MYFPQQQYTDDSIDVHNPDLLRVHSIETFGTHDGPGIRMVIFVQGCQFRCLYCQNPDTLDIHGGTFMPIEELIEKALHQKSYFGKDGGVTVSGGEPLLQRDKLIHFFDRLHENGIHTCLDSNGRVLDSKTEQLLERTDLLLLDVKHINKEWHKKLTGVKNKTTLRLAEYRESTGKPMWLRYVLVPGWSDQEEYLHEWGKHFTSYKTIEKVEIIPFHQMGKSKWELLGLEYQLADTIPHTAEEINKAAEIFKLYFKNVKIK
- a CDS encoding OFA family MFS transporter; translated protein: MSKNKYLIVLAGMVMQLSIGSIYAYSKWIEPLSKELNWDAHDTKTGFSLAICFLGLTAAFMGKFAQKIGPKKAGLIAAAFLSIGLLGSALSVKIGSLYLFYLTFGVLQGIGLGFGYIVPVYTVVKWFPDRPGFASGIIIMSFALGSLLTSFLIGPLCASMGLSGAFGVLGIAYGICMLGSALYLANPTSITNQHLHEDLTAKQIITDKRFIALWLLLFLNVCGGIAIISKAAILGEEVVGMSTAQATMFVAIIGLFNGIGRLFWSSISDKIGCWTTFMIFIGINAVCFALIPTFSTNQISFQTLTFIIIAGYGAGFATMPSFVKDIFGADKYGPVLGYILTAWSAAAFAGPLLLGLTADISIFYLFAVLLLIALLVGLWLKTLLLKPVTS